A genomic window from Brassica oleracea var. oleracea cultivar TO1000 chromosome C8, BOL, whole genome shotgun sequence includes:
- the LOC106307578 gene encoding wall-associated receptor kinase 5-like isoform X2, protein MKVHGVFLVAVFFYLMYTLPVNGQPRKDCQTSCGRVTIEYPFGTSQGCYYADDPSFKLTCNETDQKLLFGTNFEVINISHSGELRVWNGVSYACYNSKGDLSDDISYILSTTGTRNYSTGCLSACDSLPPANGECNGEGCCSTDVYVPLDSIEFETNPHGYRELTSVLDFNPCIYAFLAENGTFHFNASEDLKNLRNVKEFRVLLDWSIGNQTCDQVGNRSICGTNNSTCFNSTRGTGYNCKCLEGFEGNPYLSNEHSCQDIDECTTHKHNCSDPSTCRNKDGGFYCQCQSGYRLDATTMSCKRKDFEWATILLGTTIGFLSLLLLISCVQHKMKHRKAAELRQKFFEQNGGGMLIQRLSGLGTPNSNVKIFTEEGMKTSTNGYDKGRILGQGGQGTVYKGILPDNSIVAIKKARLGDNSQAEQFINEVLVLSQINHRNVVKLLGCCLETEVPLLVYEFINSGTLFDHLHGSFSSLSLTWEHRLRIAVEIAGTLAYLHSSASIPIIHRDVKTANILLDENLTAKVADFGASRLIPMDKEQLTTMVQGTLGYLDPEYYNTGLLNEKSDVYSFGVVLMELLSGQKALCFERPLQSKHLVNYISSAMKENRLHEVIDEKVIKENNWKEVEEAVRVAMECTRVTGEERPLMTEVAAKLEGLRVAKNKHQWSDQYPGEETGNLVGVGVLSEQGDTSSTGYDSIRNVASMHVTAGR, encoded by the exons ATGAAGGTGCATGGTGTGTTCTTGGTGGCTGTTTTCTTCTACCTTATGTATACGCTGCCGGTCAATGGTCAGCCTCGCAAGGACTGCCAAACTAGTTGTGGCAGAGTCACAATTGAGTACCCTTTTGGCACTTCTCAAGGTTGTTACTATGCCGACGATCCTAGTTTCAAACTCACCTGTAACGAGACAGATCAGAAGCTATTATTTGGAACCAACTTTGAAGTCATCAACATTTCTCACAGCGGGGAGCTACGCGTCTGGAATGGTGTTTCCTACGCTTGCTACAATAGCAAGGGAGATTTGAGTGATGACATTTCCTACA TTCTGAGCACTACTGGAACGCGAAACTACTCAACTGGATGCTTGTCAGCATGTGACTCCCTACCGCCCGCAAATGGAGAATGTAATGGTGAAGGTTGCTGCAGTACAGATGTTTATGTCCCTTTGGATAGCATTGAATTCGAAACTAACCCACATGGTTATCGAGAATTGACTTCTGTGCTTGACTTTAATCCTTGCATATACGCCTTTCTGGCCGAAAATGGTACTTTTCACTTCAATGCTTCGGAAGATCTTAAGAACCTGAGAAATGTCAAAGAGTTCCGTGTGTTACTGGATTGGTCTATTGGAAACCAGACATGCGATCAAGTTGGAAACAGAAGCATATGCGGTACCAATAACAGCACATGTTTCAATTCTACTCGTGGAACCGGGTATAACTGCAAATGTTTAGAAGGTTTTGAAGGGAATCCTTACCTTTCAAATGAACACAGCTGCCAAG ACATCGACGAGTGTACTACCCATAAACATAACTGTTCGGATCCCAGCACCTGTAGAAACAAGGATGGAGGATTCTATTGTCAGTGCCAGTCTGGTTACCGCTTAGATGCCACCACTATGAGTTGCAAGCGTAAAGACTTTGAATGGGCTACTATTCTTCTTG GAACAACCATCGGCTTCTTGTCCCTCCTGCTTCTCATTAGCTGCGTACAACATAAAATGAAGCACCGGAAGGCAGCTGAGCTCCGACAAAAATTCTTCGAACAAAATGGTGGCGGCATGTTAATACAGAGACTCTCAGGACTCGGGACACCAAATTCTAATGTAAAAATCTTCACTGAAGAAGGCATGAAGACATCAACCAATGGCTACGACAAGGGCAGAATCCTGGGCCAGGGAGGACAAGGAACTGTCTACAAAGGGATATTACCAGACAACTCCATAGTTGCAATAAAGAAGGCTCGGCTTGGAGACAACAGCCAAGCAGAGCAGTTCATCAACGAAGTGCTAGTGCTTTCACAAATCAACCATAGAAACGTGGTCAAGCTCTTAGGCTGCTGCCTAGAGACTGAAGTTCCCTTGCTGGTCTATGAGTTCATTAACAGTGGCACCCTTTTCGATCACTTGCACGGTTCCTTCTCTAGTCTTTCTCTTACATGGGAACACCGCCTGAGAATAGCCGTAGAGATAGCTGGAACTCTTGCTTATCTTCACTCCTCTGCCTCTATTCCAATCATCCACCGAGATGTCAAGACTGCTAATATTCTCTTGGATGAGAACTTAACTGCAAAGGTAGCTGACTTTGGTGCTTCAAGGTTGATACCGATGGATAAAGAGCAGCTCACTACCATGGTCCAAGGCACTCTAGGCTACTTAGACCCAGAATACTACAACACAGGGCTCCTAAATGAAAAGAGTGATGTTTACAGCTTTGGGGTAGTCCTCATGGAACTTCTCTCAGGTCAAAAGGCATTGTGCTTCGAAAGGCCACTGCAGTCAAAACATCTGGTGAATTACATTTCTTCTGCCATGAAGGAGAACAGATTGCACGAGGTTATTGACGAGAAAGTAATCAAGGAGAATAACTGGAAGGAGGTAGAGGAAGCTGTCAGAGTTGCTATGGAGTGTACAAGAGTGACAGGAGAGGAAAGGCCACTGATGACGGAAGTAGCTGCAAAGCTTGAGGGCTTGCGAGTCGCAAAAAACAAACATCAATGGTCAGATCAGTATCCTGGGGAGGAGACTGGGAACTTGGTCGGTGTTGGAGTCTTATCAGAGCAAGGAGATACAAGCAGCACTGGCTATGACAGCATAAGGAATGTAGCAAGCATGCACGTTACAGCTGGTCGCTGA
- the LOC106307578 gene encoding wall-associated receptor kinase 5-like isoform X1, translating into MKVHGVFLVAVFFYLMYTLPVNGQPRKDCQTSCGRVTIEYPFGTSQGCYYADDPSFKLTCNETDQKLLFGTNFEVINISHSGELRVWNGVSYACYNSKGDLSDDISYSYSLANLSLSRNNKFTLVGCNAFAVLSTTGTRNYSTGCLSACDSLPPANGECNGEGCCSTDVYVPLDSIEFETNPHGYRELTSVLDFNPCIYAFLAENGTFHFNASEDLKNLRNVKEFRVLLDWSIGNQTCDQVGNRSICGTNNSTCFNSTRGTGYNCKCLEGFEGNPYLSNEHSCQDIDECTTHKHNCSDPSTCRNKDGGFYCQCQSGYRLDATTMSCKRKDFEWATILLGTTIGFLSLLLLISCVQHKMKHRKAAELRQKFFEQNGGGMLIQRLSGLGTPNSNVKIFTEEGMKTSTNGYDKGRILGQGGQGTVYKGILPDNSIVAIKKARLGDNSQAEQFINEVLVLSQINHRNVVKLLGCCLETEVPLLVYEFINSGTLFDHLHGSFSSLSLTWEHRLRIAVEIAGTLAYLHSSASIPIIHRDVKTANILLDENLTAKVADFGASRLIPMDKEQLTTMVQGTLGYLDPEYYNTGLLNEKSDVYSFGVVLMELLSGQKALCFERPLQSKHLVNYISSAMKENRLHEVIDEKVIKENNWKEVEEAVRVAMECTRVTGEERPLMTEVAAKLEGLRVAKNKHQWSDQYPGEETGNLVGVGVLSEQGDTSSTGYDSIRNVASMHVTAGR; encoded by the exons ATGAAGGTGCATGGTGTGTTCTTGGTGGCTGTTTTCTTCTACCTTATGTATACGCTGCCGGTCAATGGTCAGCCTCGCAAGGACTGCCAAACTAGTTGTGGCAGAGTCACAATTGAGTACCCTTTTGGCACTTCTCAAGGTTGTTACTATGCCGACGATCCTAGTTTCAAACTCACCTGTAACGAGACAGATCAGAAGCTATTATTTGGAACCAACTTTGAAGTCATCAACATTTCTCACAGCGGGGAGCTACGCGTCTGGAATGGTGTTTCCTACGCTTGCTACAATAGCAAGGGAGATTTGAGTGATGACATTTCCTACAGTTACTCGCTTGCTAACTTATCTCTCTCCCGCAACAACAAGTTTACTTTAGTTGGCTGTAACGCTTTTGCAGTTCTGAGCACTACTGGAACGCGAAACTACTCAACTGGATGCTTGTCAGCATGTGACTCCCTACCGCCCGCAAATGGAGAATGTAATGGTGAAGGTTGCTGCAGTACAGATGTTTATGTCCCTTTGGATAGCATTGAATTCGAAACTAACCCACATGGTTATCGAGAATTGACTTCTGTGCTTGACTTTAATCCTTGCATATACGCCTTTCTGGCCGAAAATGGTACTTTTCACTTCAATGCTTCGGAAGATCTTAAGAACCTGAGAAATGTCAAAGAGTTCCGTGTGTTACTGGATTGGTCTATTGGAAACCAGACATGCGATCAAGTTGGAAACAGAAGCATATGCGGTACCAATAACAGCACATGTTTCAATTCTACTCGTGGAACCGGGTATAACTGCAAATGTTTAGAAGGTTTTGAAGGGAATCCTTACCTTTCAAATGAACACAGCTGCCAAG ACATCGACGAGTGTACTACCCATAAACATAACTGTTCGGATCCCAGCACCTGTAGAAACAAGGATGGAGGATTCTATTGTCAGTGCCAGTCTGGTTACCGCTTAGATGCCACCACTATGAGTTGCAAGCGTAAAGACTTTGAATGGGCTACTATTCTTCTTG GAACAACCATCGGCTTCTTGTCCCTCCTGCTTCTCATTAGCTGCGTACAACATAAAATGAAGCACCGGAAGGCAGCTGAGCTCCGACAAAAATTCTTCGAACAAAATGGTGGCGGCATGTTAATACAGAGACTCTCAGGACTCGGGACACCAAATTCTAATGTAAAAATCTTCACTGAAGAAGGCATGAAGACATCAACCAATGGCTACGACAAGGGCAGAATCCTGGGCCAGGGAGGACAAGGAACTGTCTACAAAGGGATATTACCAGACAACTCCATAGTTGCAATAAAGAAGGCTCGGCTTGGAGACAACAGCCAAGCAGAGCAGTTCATCAACGAAGTGCTAGTGCTTTCACAAATCAACCATAGAAACGTGGTCAAGCTCTTAGGCTGCTGCCTAGAGACTGAAGTTCCCTTGCTGGTCTATGAGTTCATTAACAGTGGCACCCTTTTCGATCACTTGCACGGTTCCTTCTCTAGTCTTTCTCTTACATGGGAACACCGCCTGAGAATAGCCGTAGAGATAGCTGGAACTCTTGCTTATCTTCACTCCTCTGCCTCTATTCCAATCATCCACCGAGATGTCAAGACTGCTAATATTCTCTTGGATGAGAACTTAACTGCAAAGGTAGCTGACTTTGGTGCTTCAAGGTTGATACCGATGGATAAAGAGCAGCTCACTACCATGGTCCAAGGCACTCTAGGCTACTTAGACCCAGAATACTACAACACAGGGCTCCTAAATGAAAAGAGTGATGTTTACAGCTTTGGGGTAGTCCTCATGGAACTTCTCTCAGGTCAAAAGGCATTGTGCTTCGAAAGGCCACTGCAGTCAAAACATCTGGTGAATTACATTTCTTCTGCCATGAAGGAGAACAGATTGCACGAGGTTATTGACGAGAAAGTAATCAAGGAGAATAACTGGAAGGAGGTAGAGGAAGCTGTCAGAGTTGCTATGGAGTGTACAAGAGTGACAGGAGAGGAAAGGCCACTGATGACGGAAGTAGCTGCAAAGCTTGAGGGCTTGCGAGTCGCAAAAAACAAACATCAATGGTCAGATCAGTATCCTGGGGAGGAGACTGGGAACTTGGTCGGTGTTGGAGTCTTATCAGAGCAAGGAGATACAAGCAGCACTGGCTATGACAGCATAAGGAATGTAGCAAGCATGCACGTTACAGCTGGTCGCTGA
- the LOC106307579 gene encoding LOW QUALITY PROTEIN: RNA-binding protein with multiple splicing-like (The sequence of the model RefSeq protein was modified relative to this genomic sequence to represent the inferred CDS: deleted 1 base in 1 codon) gives MPSEGVGRFNGVGGGMGRPGGGDMGGGVFPPDFGPNGQQDPSRELLPLPSNCSMREAAHIFRPFSGYKEVRLVTKGSKQRNGDAIVLCFVDFENPACAATARNALQGYRMDEEERDSKILHIQFSRNPGPRPGQRGGRR, from the exons ATGCCATCTGAAGGAGTTGGTCGATTTAATGGTGTTGGTGGTGGCATGGGAAGACCAGGAGGAGGTGACATGGGTGGTGGAGTTTTTCCACCAGATTTTGGGCCAAATGGTCAACAAGATCCTAGCCGGGAGCTGCTTCCTCTACCTTCTAATTGCTCAATGAGGGAAGCAGCTC ATATATTTCGGCCTTTTTCGGGATATAAAGAAGTGAGACTTGTCACCAAAGGCTCAAAGCAG AGGAATGGAGATGCTATTGTTCTTTGTTTTGTTGATTTTGAAAATCCTGCATGTGCAGCAACTGCTCGTAACGCCCTGCAAG GCTATCGAATGGATGAAGAGGAACGTGATTCCAAGATTTTGCATATCCAGTTTTCCAGAAAC CCAGGTCCAAGACCAGGGCAACGTGGAGGAAGGAGGTGA
- the LOC106307319 gene encoding TOM1-like protein 2 yields the protein MANNAAACAERATNDMLIGPDWAINIELCDIINLDPSQAKEAVKVLKKRLASKNSKVQILALYALETLSKNCGESVYQLIVDRDLLPDMVKIVKKKPDLSVREKILSLLDTWQEAFGGRFPQYKNAYNELRSAGIEFPPRTESSVPFFTPPQTQPIIDHAAAAASDEDAAIQASLQSDDASALSVEEIQSAQGSVDILMDMLGALDPNHPEGLKEELIVDLVEQCRTYQRRVMTLVNTTSDEELLCQGLALNDNLQRVLQQHDDKAKGSFVPPTAPTVPLVSINHDDDDESDDDFAQLSHRLKRESARGSFNPILPPPPPTMRPVHVESGGAMDFLSGDVYKPQGTSESLKPPSTSHSSDRDSSAPVFDEPALPRSKSPEQALYTKPVYDQLPRAPPPMSVRTNQRPQYSQHGNVPQRSSSGSESSYDDLLGQSRNLSLNPTASAATPPPKKDDKPEDILFKDLVDFARTRKSSSSSSKPNNQNNTPF from the exons ATGGCAAATAACGCGGCTGCCTGTGCTGAGAGAGCTACAAACGATATGCTGATTGGTCCTGATTGGGCTATCAACATTGAATTGTGTGACATTATCAACTTGGATCCTAG TCAAGCAAAAGAAGCAGTGAAGGTGCTCAAGAAACGGTTAGCTAGTAAAAACTCTAAAGTGCAGATTCTCGCTCTTTAT GCATTGGAAACTCTGAGTAAGAACTGTGGGGAGAGCGTGTACCAGCTTATTGTGGACCGTGATCTTTTGCCTGATATGGTCAAAATAGTCAAGAAAAAG CCAGACCTGAGTGTAAGGGAGAAGATACTTAGTTTGTTAGATACATGGCAAGAGGCTTTTGGTGGAAGATTCCCTCAATATAAAAATGCTTATAATGAACTCAGG TCTGCTGGAATTGAGTTTCCACCTCGAACAGAGAGCAGTGTACCCTTCTTCACTCCACCTCAGACTCAGCCCATTATTGATCACGCTGCTGCTGCTGCGTCAGATGAAGATGCTGCTATTCAAGCCTCTTTGCAAAGTGATGATGCTTCTGCTCTCAG TGTGGAAGAGATTCAAAGCGCTCAGGGGTCAGTTGATATTTTGATGGACATGCTTGGTGCTCTTGATCCAAACCATCCTGAG GGTTTAAAGGAAGAACTTATAGTTGACTTGGTAGAGCAATGCCGTACTTATCAAAGACGTGTAATGACTCTGGTCAACACTACATC AGATGAGGAGCTTCTGTGTCAAGGATTGGCGTTAAACGACAACTTGCAGCGTGTTCTTCAGCAACATGATGATAAGGCAAAGGGAAGCTTTGTTCCTCCAACAGCTCCTACTGTACCGCTTGTTAGCATCAACCATGACGATGATGATGAGTCAGATGATGATTTTGCTCAGCTATCTCACAGGTTGAAAAGAGAGAGTGCACGAGGGAGTTTCAACCCTATTCTTCCTCCACCACCACCTACAATGAGGCCAGTACATGTTGAATCTGGTGGTGCTATGGACTTCCTCAGTGGCGATGTCTACAAACCTCAAGGAACCTCAGAGAGTCTAAAGCCTCCTAGTACTTCCCATTCATCAGATCGAGACTCTTCTGCTCCTGTTTTCGATGAGCCAGCTCTTCCCCGGAGCAAATCCCCTGAACAAGCTTTGTACACAAAGCCAGTTTATGATCAGTTGCCTCGTGCTCCACCGCCAATGTCTGTTAGAACCAACCAGAGGCCACAATACTCGCAGCATGGTAACGTTCCTCAACGCTCAAGCAGTGGCTCTGAGTCCTCTTACGATGATCTCTTGGGACAGTCGAGGAATCTTTCTCTGAATCCAACCGCCTCTGCTGCTACACCACCACCAAAGAAAGATGACAAACCAGAGGATATCCTTTTCAAAGACTTGGTTGACTTTGCAAGAACCAGGAAGTCATCTTCCTCTTCCTCCAAACCCAACAATCAGAACAACACACCGTTTTGA